The Stieleria maiorica genome includes the window AGTACTGCACGTCGTCTTGCAGGTAATAGGGGCTCGGCAGCGTCTGCCCGTTGATGCCCACCTGGCAACCGGTCGCACCGGCCAGGCAGGTGCCCGCTAGCAGAGCGATCGCGGTAACTCGTGTGATGCGTCCAGTTGTCGATTTGCGGCTCATGGCTTCCATGCCTTGTGTGAATCGTCACGTACCGGGGCCATCGAGTGAACTCGATTCCCGTCACAACCGGTATCGGATGAATAACCGGCAGAGATTAACCGGGCACCAAGAAATTGTCGAAATCGTGCCCCGGCGGCGCGATTCCGCCAGGGGACGAGGGCGAATCGCCAAGTGAATCGCTGGATTCATCGGGGATTCACGACCTCGTTCGTTTGAACCCGCTACTGGTCCTTTGCCTTTGTCCGCAGCAGGGTTTGGGCCGCATCGGGCCACTGGACAAAGGCGTGCAGGTTCAATTTGACGCTCTCGTGCACCCGGATCGCCAATTCTCCCAGCATGCTCATGCGGTCGATCGTGGCATCGAGACGTTCAAGTTCGGCGTCGATCCGCTCCCCCCGCCCCCGCATCATCGTGCGTTCCATCGTGCTGGCCGCGCCGTAACTTTGCTTGAAAAGATCCCGTTGCAACAACAGTTTGCTGCGATTGCGGACGAGAGCGGTGTTCTCCATCGCAAAACTGGCTTGGCTGAGCGAGGACCAGGGCATGGCGGAGTCCAACCGAGCCCCGTATTGCAAACGACAGGAAAGTGTTCGCGAGCAATCGATCTCCATTTTGACAGCAATTGCAACGGTCTCACCATCAGTCGGCGTCAGGATCGCGATCGCAGTCCCGTCGCGGGCGTGATTGGGATCCAGGGGCGTGTGCCAAGCCAAGTCGATCGAGTCGGGGACCTGCAGGTCGATTTCCAGGCGCGCGACCTCGGGCAACAGCGGGCCGCCGAGTTTCCAACTGGGACGCAATTCGCGGGGATCCATGGAGATGGGATAGGCATCGGTTTCGATCGACGGTCGCAAGTAGACGATTTCGCCGCCGGAAAGGACCAGACGTCCATGAAGGAGCTTCTGTGCCAACCGGTCCTTGGACGCAGACTCGGACCATCGCAGCACGGTTGATGGACCGGACCGAGTCAATTGCGCGATCCGATTGCCGCTCTGTTGATTGATCAGCTCGGTCGTCCCGTCTTCGTCGGGGCCGGACATCACGATCGGGATCTCGCTGGGAAAATCGAGCCGCTCGATCGTGGCGCCCGTCTGATCGATGACGGATTCCGCAGCGGTATCGCTTGCCGGTGGCAATTCGACAAATCGGTCCTCGGACGGACGCGTTTCTTGGAGGACTTCCGGGACGTCCTGCTCCGGCGCGTCCGTGCTCAGCACGTCTTCCAGCGTGACATCATCAGCAACGTCCATGCCGGGCAGACGTGCGATGGGGGTGGATTCTGCCGGGACATCGCCGGTTGTTCGGAGCGGGCTGGCGATCCGCATCGTTTTCGCCGGATCGATTTCATCCGAGTTCACCGCCATGTTGTCTGCGGAACCCGATGGCGCGTTGCTTGCCACGAGCGCGTCGAGATCGTCCATGACATCAAACCCGCCACGTTGGCCCCGACTGTCGACGATCGTCTTTGCGGAGGATTCGGGCGGGTCCCCGGGCTCGTTGGGCGTGCCACCGTCTGCAAATTGCGGATCGAAACGTTGCGGATCGCGATCGGCAGGGTCTCGGTTCGGCTCGCTGCGGCTGGCTTCGTCTCGTGCCGGATCCGACGGCGGTGGCGGGACATCGGGCTGCATCTCGGGCGCGGCAACGGGGGCCGCATTCGCGAACTGGGCGGACGCATTCCCGCTGGACCGGTCCGCCGTATGGGTCATCGATTCCGGTTCGCCGCTGGTGGCGTCACGACGTCCAAGTTCGGCCTGCCGTTTCCGCATTTTGGCGAGTTGGGTTCCGCCCAAAACCATTGCCACCGCGGCGACGGCGGTTGCCAGCCCGAGCGTCAGATTCCAATTGAAGCGGCGATCTCGCGCCATCGGTTGCGGCTTGCTCGGACGCACCTTTTCTTCGGACGGATCGGGAGACGTGATCGCTTGTTCGCCGAACCGACGAGCCAGCGACGCGGTGAATTGATCGATCAGCTTCTCTCGCCGGTCCCGTTCATCACCTGACAGCGTCGGGGCGTATTGATCATCGTCGGCATGCCGCTGAAAACGCAGCGCGAACCGAGCCTCGGCTTGATCGACGCGGAGCTGACGGCTGCGATGCGCGATCGCCGGACGTGGGACGGCGAGCCGCTGCTGGAATTGGTCGCCCAGCTCGTCGACGTTGTCGATTCCTTGACCGGCCGGCAGAATTTCACCGAGAAACACAAGTTCGCCTTGTCGATTGATCGCCCAAGACTCCAACTCGATCGCGGCGATGGAGCCGCCATCGTCCAGCACTCGGCGACAGGCTTCTTTGAAACGCACGCCCAATCGCGAGGCCAGATCGTGCGGGGGCGTACCGAGTCGTCGCACGAGTGATGCGACCGTTTCCGCCTCGTCCGCAGTCGCCGAATCGGCCGGTCGGGCGAGAACGGTTTGCTTTGCGTGGGAACCATCGGTCGATCGGCGTGTTGTTTTGCCTTGGCGCCGCTTCGCCACCCGCGCTTTTCGCCGCGACGGCGACCCCGAAGAACCGTCTGGCGGTTCATTGCGTTTCGGTGCGTCGGGTGAGGGTGGTGACATGACCGTTCGATAAATCCGAGCGATAGCGGGCGTGGTTCGGGGCGGGCGTGGTTTGGCGCTGGCTTGCGTCGGTGCTGCGTGGCACGGTCGGGGCGAAGCGTCAGGGATGCAAACGGATTGCCATTGTCAACTGAAGCCGGCGAGCAATCAAACCCCACAGCGACATGCTCCCCCGACGGAGCCTAAAAAAAGCGAGACTTTGCGATTATCCGTCTTGACTGATACAGATTTCCTTAGTGGTTCTACCGGAATTAACCAAACCATCGGGGTGGTTTGTGCCGATAAGTCCGCCTGAAGCGATTTTTTGGAGGCATCCGCTGTGCCGATCGCTGTCGGAAACCTGCCGACAGACTGAACCATGGCGTGCCGACGGCGATTCGTTTCGACATTGAATTACCAGGGGGGAAACTGGTTGATCGCCGCAATCCGATGCGGCGGGCGTCAATGCGATGCATGAGCGCGCGGTCATTTCCTCTCTCCATATTGCGGCTCGGGATCCCAGCGTGACACAGGTGTGCACGCATGGCTCGGGCGAACGAGCCCCAACAGCGAGGCGGCTGCGACCGCGGAGACGTTTGCGATGCACCGAATGATTCGAAACATGGTCAACCGTTTGACAAACATGAACAGCGAAGCGGGAGTTTCCCGTCTGCCCGCTGCCAAACCTCTCTCCCGTCTTCGCCGTGCCGGTTCGGCGCTGGTGGGGACCAGCCTGGCGGTAGCGGCGGCGATCTTCGCCACCGGCCTGCTCTCGGGCGAGGTTTCGGCACAGGGCTATCCCTCGGCGGGCGTCTCGCTTGCCAACTACGACTTGGCCGCCAGCGGCTTTGTCACGCCGGCCGGCGTGCCGCCGATCGGGACGCCCGGCATGATGGGCATGAGTGGTTCGCCGGTGATGCCGGTCGGCTACAACGCGTATGGATGTGACTCGGGCAACTGCGACGCGTTGCCGATGCAAGCCTGCATGGACCGGATGGTCTGTGGAACGTGCGGCGGCGGAGGCGGTTGTTCGTGCAACAGCTTCCTGGGCGGCGGCGGCGTCCTGGGCAAACTTCGCAACGGCGGTTCGGCGTGTCTGTTCTGTCGCGGCGCCGGATGCACCGCCTGCAAAGAGTTGCCGTTCGGGTACGCGGGATCTTGCCTGGCCTCCGCCGTCAGCTTGTTGCGTCCTTACGAAGAGGCAGGAATCTGCAATCAACGCTGGTACGATGTCAGCCTGGAGGCTCTGTTCTTGGATCGTCAGATCAAGAGCGCGGGCTCGTCGGTGATCACACAACGTGGAAGTGGGCCGAGCGGAACTCCCGTCTTGAGTCTCAGCGACGACGGGTTGGACGAACTGGAAGCCGGCGTGCGGGCATCGGTCGCCTTCATCTGGGGCGTGGGCGGCAACGTCGAATTGACATACATGGGTGGCAACGAATGGAAAGAAGGTGCATCGGCTCAAGCGGATGTGATCGGAACCAACTTGGAAGGCAACCTGTACTCCTTCCTCAGCGATTTCGGGACCATCCCTGGCGCCGGCGGATTTGACGACACCGATCGCTCAACCACCCAATCCATCGAAGCACGAAGCCGCTTCCACTCGGCCGAGTTTAACTATCGCCGACGAACGATGTTCCCCTACTGCCGATTCCAAAGTTCCTGGCTCGTCGGTCTGCGGTTCATGCGATACGACGACGGGCTCCGCTACGCAACCCAGGGACAAACCCAAACGACGATCGGTCCCACCACGATCACCCAGAATCGATTCTTCAATGCCGACGCCGACACCGAAAACCGATTGTTCGGACCGCAGGCCGGATTCGACTTCTGGTGGAACGTGGTTCCGGGCATCTCCGTCGGGCTGGGTGCCAAGGGAGCGTGGGTGCAAAACGATGTCGACCGAGCGGTTCAAATCTCCGCCAACTCGTTGGCAACGCAAAACGCGTTCGACGGCGATCAACGCGGCACCATCCTGGCCGACCTCGAACTGAAAGGGATCTATCGACTGTCGCACTCACTGACGCTTCGCGGTTCCTACTACGTCCTGGCCGTCGACGACATTGCCTTCGGCAGCATGGACTTTCAAGTCAATGGGGCGACCCAAAGTATCGTTCCAGGCAACCTCGCCTACGACAGTTTGACCTTACAAGGTTTCACCGTCGGTGCCGAATACATGTGGTAGACGCCGAACACG containing:
- a CDS encoding BBP7 family outer membrane beta-barrel protein; translation: MIRNMVNRLTNMNSEAGVSRLPAAKPLSRLRRAGSALVGTSLAVAAAIFATGLLSGEVSAQGYPSAGVSLANYDLAASGFVTPAGVPPIGTPGMMGMSGSPVMPVGYNAYGCDSGNCDALPMQACMDRMVCGTCGGGGGCSCNSFLGGGGVLGKLRNGGSACLFCRGAGCTACKELPFGYAGSCLASAVSLLRPYEEAGICNQRWYDVSLEALFLDRQIKSAGSSVITQRGSGPSGTPVLSLSDDGLDELEAGVRASVAFIWGVGGNVELTYMGGNEWKEGASAQADVIGTNLEGNLYSFLSDFGTIPGAGGFDDTDRSTTQSIEARSRFHSAEFNYRRRTMFPYCRFQSSWLVGLRFMRYDDGLRYATQGQTQTTIGPTTITQNRFFNADADTENRLFGPQAGFDFWWNVVPGISVGLGAKGAWVQNDVDRAVQISANSLATQNAFDGDQRGTILADLELKGIYRLSHSLTLRGSYYVLAVDDIAFGSMDFQVNGATQSIVPGNLAYDSLTLQGFTVGAEYMW